In Streptomyces sp. NBC_00483, a single window of DNA contains:
- a CDS encoding M14 family metallopeptidase, with translation MRRRAGRAGRRARSILAVGALVLGVGGAALAPVAYADNGPAKDSPGADAVKVFRADVSKEQIPLLLQAGQDGHELGEQAPDKGTSKVEVYLTDKQADGLRKKGVELTEHKLTAKATSRVKAAGDGVFRPYSGTGGLQEEILRTGQEHPDLTKVVSIGKTLQGQDILALKLSKGAKKVKDGAKPSVLYMSNQHAREWITPEMTRRLMHHYVDNYSKDARIKKLVDSTEMWFVLSANPDGYDWTFKDAANRQWRKNMRDNNGDGKYTTGDGVDLNRNFAYKWGYDDEGSSPEPANQTYRGASPNSEPETKAVDAFEKRVGFDYAINYHSAAELLLYGVGWQVATPTPDDVLYKALAGTPEKSAIPGYHPQVSSELYTTNGEADGHAGNVNGVSMFTPEMSTCQTASNVDPNDAWNAADCASVFTFPDDEKLIQAEFQKNIPFAMSVAETASHPDQPSSSVGMEAPDFTPAKFTTSYARGGDQEVSVTARKSVSDKELNYRVNGGRSHDEKLRAWKGGETYGGEDNLHFDAYRAEVEDADVGDKVEVWFTGRTKSGKRTSSEHFTYSVAARDKGDTLVVAENDAAGVQSAAYVAALKAAGHSAAVWNVAKQGAPDPLAVLGHFKAVVHYTSADRPALATQLAIRDYLNEGGKLVEAGEKAGGSVDIGDTTTNDFSQYYLGAYSRTAAPVATRFDGSGALEGIAASLGDAPGNPLNGAGLYEATSATLPKFKSAGAGQYEGAGMAAAVHTDDAYKRLTRTVDLTGVTAAQQPSLRMQLLWDTEPGYDHVLLEAHTTGAEDWTTLPDKDGLTSNKVPTECEAGFFLEDHPALTRYLTPGGAACGNTGTSGQWNSLTGSSDDWKTVTYDLSAYAGKSVEVSLSYVSDPGTGGEGVRADNASVVIGGQATDTEGFETSLGVWSVPGPPAGSPPAVKDWALAKDLFTTYGAISTPDTVLLGFGLEHVTATADRNALIRKALRSISD, from the coding sequence ATGCGTCGAAGAGCAGGAAGAGCGGGACGAAGAGCGAGATCGATCCTCGCTGTCGGAGCGCTTGTTCTGGGGGTGGGAGGCGCCGCACTGGCACCCGTCGCCTACGCGGACAACGGCCCGGCGAAGGACAGTCCCGGCGCGGACGCCGTCAAGGTGTTCCGCGCCGACGTGTCGAAGGAGCAGATACCGCTGCTCCTTCAGGCCGGCCAGGACGGCCACGAACTCGGCGAGCAGGCGCCCGACAAGGGCACTTCGAAGGTCGAGGTCTACCTCACCGACAAGCAGGCAGACGGCCTTCGTAAGAAGGGCGTCGAGCTCACCGAGCACAAGCTGACCGCCAAGGCCACGTCCCGCGTGAAGGCCGCGGGCGACGGCGTCTTCCGCCCGTACAGCGGCACGGGCGGCCTCCAGGAGGAGATCCTCCGCACCGGCCAGGAGCACCCCGACCTCACCAAGGTCGTCTCCATCGGCAAGACGCTCCAGGGTCAGGACATCCTCGCGCTCAAGCTCAGCAAGGGCGCCAAGAAGGTCAAGGACGGCGCGAAGCCGTCCGTGCTCTACATGTCGAACCAGCACGCGCGCGAGTGGATCACCCCGGAGATGACCCGCCGCCTGATGCACCACTACGTGGACAACTACTCCAAGGACGCGCGCATCAAGAAGCTCGTCGACTCCACGGAGATGTGGTTCGTCCTCTCCGCCAACCCCGACGGCTACGACTGGACGTTCAAGGACGCCGCCAACCGCCAGTGGCGCAAGAACATGCGCGACAACAACGGCGACGGCAAGTACACCACCGGCGACGGCGTCGACCTCAACCGCAACTTCGCCTACAAGTGGGGCTACGACGACGAGGGTTCGTCCCCCGAGCCCGCCAACCAGACCTACCGTGGCGCGAGCCCGAACTCCGAGCCGGAGACCAAGGCCGTCGACGCCTTCGAGAAGCGCGTCGGCTTCGACTACGCCATCAACTACCACTCGGCCGCCGAACTGCTGCTCTACGGAGTGGGCTGGCAGGTCGCCACACCGACCCCGGACGACGTGCTCTACAAGGCGCTCGCCGGCACCCCGGAGAAGTCCGCGATCCCCGGCTACCACCCGCAGGTCTCCTCGGAGCTGTACACGACGAACGGCGAGGCCGACGGGCACGCGGGCAACGTCAACGGCGTCTCGATGTTCACGCCGGAGATGAGCACCTGCCAGACCGCGTCGAACGTCGACCCCAATGACGCGTGGAACGCCGCCGACTGCGCGTCGGTCTTCACGTTCCCGGACGACGAGAAGCTCATCCAGGCCGAGTTCCAGAAGAACATCCCCTTCGCGATGTCGGTCGCCGAGACCGCCTCGCACCCGGACCAGCCGTCGTCCTCGGTCGGCATGGAGGCGCCCGACTTCACCCCGGCGAAGTTCACGACTTCGTACGCCCGCGGTGGCGACCAGGAAGTCTCCGTGACCGCGCGGAAGTCCGTGTCCGACAAGGAGCTGAACTACCGCGTCAATGGCGGCCGTTCGCACGATGAGAAATTGCGCGCCTGGAAGGGCGGCGAGACCTACGGCGGCGAAGACAATCTGCACTTCGACGCCTATAGGGCGGAGGTCGAGGACGCCGATGTCGGCGACAAGGTAGAGGTGTGGTTCACGGGACGGACGAAATCCGGAAAGCGCACAAGTAGCGAGCACTTCACCTACAGCGTCGCCGCACGCGACAAGGGCGACACTCTTGTCGTCGCGGAGAACGACGCCGCAGGTGTGCAATCGGCCGCCTACGTAGCCGCGCTCAAGGCTGCGGGCCACTCCGCGGCCGTCTGGAACGTCGCGAAGCAGGGCGCTCCCGACCCCCTCGCCGTCCTCGGCCACTTCAAGGCGGTCGTCCACTACACGAGCGCCGACCGTCCGGCCCTCGCCACTCAACTCGCCATACGCGACTACCTGAACGAGGGCGGCAAGCTCGTCGAGGCCGGCGAGAAGGCGGGCGGCTCCGTCGACATCGGCGACACCACGACGAACGACTTCAGCCAGTACTACCTGGGCGCCTACTCGCGTACGGCCGCCCCTGTGGCGACCCGATTCGACGGCTCCGGCGCCCTCGAAGGCATCGCCGCGTCCCTCGGCGACGCCCCCGGCAACCCGCTGAACGGCGCGGGCCTGTACGAGGCGACCTCCGCGACCCTGCCGAAGTTCAAGAGTGCGGGAGCCGGCCAGTACGAGGGTGCGGGCATGGCGGCCGCCGTCCACACGGACGACGCGTACAAGCGTCTGACCCGCACCGTCGACCTCACCGGGGTCACCGCGGCCCAGCAGCCGTCCCTGCGGATGCAACTCCTGTGGGACACCGAACCGGGCTACGACCACGTGCTCCTGGAGGCGCACACGACCGGTGCGGAGGACTGGACGACCCTGCCGGACAAGGACGGTCTGACCTCGAACAAGGTGCCCACCGAGTGCGAGGCCGGCTTTTTCCTGGAGGACCACCCGGCGCTCACCCGCTACCTGACACCGGGCGGCGCCGCCTGCGGCAACACCGGTACCTCCGGGCAGTGGAACAGCCTCACCGGCTCCTCGGACGACTGGAAGACGGTCACGTACGACCTGAGCGCCTACGCCGGCAAGTCCGTCGAGGTGTCCCTGAGTTACGTGAGTGACCCCGGCACCGGCGGCGAGGGCGTGCGCGCCGACAACGCTTCCGTCGTCATCGGGGGACAGGCCACCGACACCGAGGGCTTCGAGACGTCCCTGGGCGTCTGGAGCGTCCCCGGACCACCCGCGGGCAGCCCGCCCGCCGTGAAGGACTGGGCGCTCGCCAAGGACCTGTTCACGACCTACGGGGCGATCAGCACGCCGGACACCGTGCTCCTCGGATTCGGTCTGGAACACGTCACCGCGACAGCCGACAGAAATGCGCTCATCAGAAAGGCCCTGCGCTCAATTAGCGACTGA
- the whiA gene encoding DNA-binding protein WhiA: MAMTAAVKDEISRLPVTRTCCRKAEVSAILRFAGGLHLVSGRIVIEAELDTAMAARRLKRDILEIFGHSSELIVMAPGGLRRGSRFVVRVVAGGDQLARQTGLVDGRGRPIRGLPPQVVSGATCDAEAAWRGAFLAHGSLTEPGRSSSLEVTCPGPEAALALVGAARRLQIASKAREVRGVDRVVVRDGDAIGALLTRMGAHESVLAWEERRMRREVRATANRLANFDDANLRRSARAAVAAGARVQRALEILADDVPEHLAAAGRLRMDHKQASLEELGALADPPLTKDAVAGRIRRLLAMADKRAQDLGIPGTESNITEDMAEEMTEEMAESLAQNMVG, translated from the coding sequence ATGGCGATGACGGCAGCGGTGAAGGACGAGATCTCCCGGCTTCCCGTCACCCGGACCTGCTGCAGGAAGGCCGAGGTCTCGGCCATTCTGCGGTTTGCGGGCGGCCTTCACCTGGTGAGCGGCCGCATCGTGATCGAGGCGGAGCTGGACACCGCGATGGCCGCACGGCGGCTCAAGCGGGACATTCTCGAGATCTTCGGGCACAGCTCGGAGCTGATCGTGATGGCGCCCGGCGGGCTGCGCCGCGGCTCGCGGTTCGTTGTACGAGTGGTGGCGGGCGGCGACCAGCTGGCCCGCCAGACGGGCCTGGTGGACGGCCGCGGCCGTCCGATCCGGGGCCTGCCGCCGCAGGTGGTCTCGGGGGCCACCTGTGACGCGGAGGCGGCCTGGCGCGGCGCGTTCCTGGCGCACGGCTCGCTCACCGAGCCGGGGCGCTCCAGCTCGCTCGAGGTGACGTGCCCGGGCCCGGAGGCGGCGCTCGCCCTGGTCGGCGCCGCCCGCAGGCTGCAGATCGCGAGCAAGGCCCGTGAGGTGCGCGGCGTGGACCGCGTGGTGGTGCGCGACGGCGACGCGATCGGCGCGCTGCTCACCCGCATGGGAGCGCACGAGTCGGTGCTCGCCTGGGAGGAGCGGCGGATGCGCCGCGAGGTCCGCGCCACGGCGAACCGCCTCGCGAACTTCGACGACGCGAACCTGCGCCGCTCGGCCCGCGCCGCGGTCGCGGCCGGCGCCCGGGTGCAGCGCGCCCTGGAGATCCTCGCCGACGACGTGCCCGAGCACCTCGCCGCCGCGGGCCGCCTGCGCATGGACCACAAGCAGGCCTCCCTGGAAGAGCTGGGCGCGCTCGCGGACCCGCCGCTGACCAAGGACGCCGTCGCGGGCCGCATCCGCCGCCTGCTGGCCATGGCGGACAAGCGGGCCCAGGACCTCGGCATCCCCGGCACGGAGTCCAACATCACGGAGGACATGGCGGAGGAGATGACGGAGGAGATGGCGGAGAGCCTCGCGCAGAACATGGTGGGCTGA
- a CDS encoding gluconeogenesis factor YvcK family protein, translating into MTGRTLRLTSRIRRRTSPVKPGKGATPKVVALGGGMGLSASLAALRRITNNLTAVVTVADDGGSSGRLRDELGVLPPGDLRKALAALCGDDDWGQTWARVIQHRFQSKGELHEHAVGNLLIVALWEQLGDHVQALDLVGKLLGAQGRVLPMSAVPLELQALVKGHDPTRPDDIETVRGQATVALTRGEVQSVHVVPRDPPAVPEAVAAVLDADWVVLGPGSWFSSVIPHLLVPELLDALVETKARKVLSLNLAPQPGETEGFSPQRHLEVLGRHAPKLALDVVLADEAAVPDREELIDSAKERFGAAVELAPVARPDGTPRHDPELLAAAYDRIFRMHGRIGPWR; encoded by the coding sequence ATGACGGGACGTACCCTGCGGCTCACCAGCAGGATCCGCCGCAGGACCTCGCCGGTGAAGCCGGGCAAGGGCGCCACCCCGAAGGTGGTGGCCCTGGGCGGCGGCATGGGCCTGTCGGCGTCCCTGGCCGCGCTGCGCCGCATCACGAACAACCTCACGGCCGTCGTCACGGTCGCCGACGACGGGGGCTCCAGTGGCCGCCTGCGCGACGAACTGGGCGTGCTGCCGCCCGGTGACCTGCGCAAGGCCCTCGCGGCCCTGTGCGGGGACGACGACTGGGGCCAGACCTGGGCCCGCGTCATCCAGCACCGCTTCCAGTCCAAGGGCGAGCTGCACGAGCACGCGGTCGGCAATCTGCTGATCGTCGCCCTGTGGGAGCAGCTCGGCGATCATGTGCAGGCCCTGGACCTGGTCGGCAAGCTGCTCGGCGCGCAGGGCCGTGTGCTGCCCATGTCCGCCGTCCCGCTGGAACTCCAGGCACTGGTGAAGGGGCACGATCCGACACGCCCGGACGACATCGAGACCGTGCGCGGTCAGGCGACGGTCGCGCTCACCCGCGGCGAGGTCCAGTCCGTCCACGTGGTGCCGCGCGATCCGCCGGCCGTCCCGGAGGCGGTCGCCGCGGTGCTCGACGCGGACTGGGTGGTGCTGGGCCCGGGCTCCTGGTTCTCCTCCGTGATTCCGCATCTGCTGGTCCCGGAGCTGCTCGACGCGCTGGTCGAGACGAAGGCCCGCAAGGTCCTCTCGCTGAACCTCGCGCCGCAACCCGGAGAAACTGAGGGGTTCTCCCCGCAGCGTCATTTGGAAGTTTTGGGACGACACGCACCTAAACTCGCCCTGGACGTGGTGCTGGCCGACGAGGCCGCCGTGCCCGACCGCGAAGAGCTCATCGACTCCGCCAAGGAGCGTTTCGGTGCCGCGGTCGAGCTGGCGCCGGTGGCCAGGCCCGACGGCACTCCGAGGCACGACCCGGAGCTGTTGGCCGCCGCGTACGACCGTATTTTTCGGATGCATGGAAGGATCGGCCCATGGCGATGA
- the rapZ gene encoding RNase adapter RapZ, with product MSEQDHESSDTSGTPEGPAAQEQPQPQHGAQVSTGTGSGTEPGTEPGAGTGADSDTATGADSDTGAGAGKTAEAPGVPDAAIPELVIISGMSGAGRSTAAKCLEDLGWFVVDNLPPALIPTMVELGARSQGNVARIAVVVDVRGRRFFDNLRQSLADLEAKHVTRRIVFLESSDEALVRRFESVRRPHPLQGDGRIVDGIDAERELLRELRGDADLVIDTSSLNVHELRAKMDAQFAGDEEPELRATVMSFGFKYGLPVDADLVVDMRFLPNPHWVPELRPFTGLNEEVSNYVFSQPSAKEFLDRYTELLQLIAAGYRREGKRYVTIAVGCTGGKHRSVATSEKLAARLAAQGVETVVVHRDMGRE from the coding sequence ATGAGCGAGCAGGACCACGAGAGCAGCGACACCAGCGGCACGCCAGAGGGCCCCGCAGCACAGGAACAGCCGCAACCACAGCACGGAGCACAAGTGAGCACGGGCACCGGATCAGGGACAGAACCAGGTACGGAACCAGGCGCGGGCACGGGCGCGGACTCGGACACCGCCACGGGCGCGGACTCGGACACCGGAGCGGGAGCCGGCAAGACCGCCGAGGCGCCGGGTGTCCCCGACGCCGCCATCCCCGAGCTCGTGATCATCTCCGGGATGTCCGGCGCGGGCCGCTCCACGGCAGCGAAGTGCCTGGAGGACCTCGGCTGGTTCGTCGTCGACAACCTGCCGCCCGCACTGATCCCCACCATGGTGGAGCTCGGCGCCCGCTCGCAGGGCAACGTGGCGCGGATCGCGGTCGTCGTCGACGTACGGGGACGGCGCTTCTTCGACAACCTCCGGCAGTCCCTCGCGGACCTGGAGGCCAAGCACGTCACGCGGCGCATCGTCTTCCTGGAGTCCTCCGACGAGGCCCTGGTGCGCCGCTTCGAGTCCGTGCGCCGTCCGCACCCCCTCCAGGGCGACGGCCGCATCGTCGACGGCATCGACGCCGAGCGCGAACTGCTGCGCGAGCTGCGGGGCGACGCGGACCTGGTCATCGACACCTCCAGCCTCAATGTCCACGAACTGCGCGCCAAGATGGACGCCCAGTTCGCCGGCGACGAGGAGCCCGAGCTGCGGGCCACCGTCATGTCGTTCGGCTTCAAGTACGGCCTGCCGGTCGACGCCGACCTCGTGGTCGACATGCGCTTCCTGCCGAACCCGCACTGGGTTCCCGAGCTGCGCCCCTTCACCGGGCTCAACGAAGAGGTCTCGAACTACGTCTTCTCGCAGCCCAGCGCCAAGGAGTTCCTCGACCGCTACACCGAGCTGCTCCAGCTGATCGCCGCGGGCTACCGCCGTGAGGGCAAGCGCTACGTGACGATCGCCGTCGGCTGTACGGGCGGCAAGCACCGCTCCGTCGCGACGTCGGAGAAGCTCGCCGCCCGCCTCGCCGCGCAGGGCGTGGAGACCGTGGTCGTCCACCGCGACATGGGACGGGAATGA
- the uvrC gene encoding excinuclease ABC subunit UvrC, which produces MADPSSYRPKPGQIPDSPGVYRFRDEHRRVIYVGKAKSLRQRLANYFQDLANLHPRTRTMVTTAASVEWTVVSTEVEALQLEYSWIKEYDPRFNVKYRDDKSYPYLAVTMNEDFPRVQVMRGQKKKGVRYFGPYGHAWAIRDTVDLLLRVFPVRTCSKGVFKNAERTGRPCLLGYIGKCSAPCVGRVTPDEHRELAEEFCDFMAGRTGTYIRRLEKDMAAAADEMEYERAARLRDDVEALKKAMEKSAVVLTDATDADLIALAEDELEAAVQIFHVRGGRVRGQRGWVTDKVEAVTSGDLVEHALQQLYGEETGDAVPKEVLVPALPDPLEPVQAWLTERRGANVSLRIPQRGDKKALMETVHRNAQQSLVLHKTKRASDLTTRSRALEEIAGALDLDGAPLRIECYDISHLQGDDVVASMVVFEDGLARKSEYRRFEIKGFEGQDDVRSMHEVITRRFKRYLAAQEKSRDWSDEEPDAGEETVVEESRLTEEDGRPKKFAYPPQLVVVDGGQPQVAAAKRALDELGIDDIAVCGLAKRLEEVWVPDEEDPVVLPRTSEGLYLLQRVRDEAHRFAITYQRSKRAKRFRAGPLDDVQGLGDSRKQALLKHFGSVKRLRAATIDQICEVPGIGRKTAEAIVVAFAKAAPAAPAVNTATGEIMEDEDGTTDVPTGGDPVSAGAPEERRGQES; this is translated from the coding sequence ATGGCCGACCCCTCCAGCTACCGCCCCAAGCCGGGACAGATCCCCGACTCTCCAGGGGTGTACAGGTTCCGCGACGAGCACCGCCGGGTGATCTACGTCGGGAAGGCGAAAAGCCTGCGCCAGCGCCTGGCGAACTACTTCCAGGACCTGGCGAACCTGCACCCCCGTACGCGCACGATGGTCACCACGGCCGCGTCCGTGGAGTGGACGGTGGTGTCCACGGAGGTCGAGGCGCTGCAGCTGGAGTACTCCTGGATCAAGGAGTACGACCCCCGGTTCAACGTCAAGTACCGCGACGACAAGAGCTACCCGTACCTCGCGGTGACGATGAACGAGGACTTCCCGCGGGTCCAGGTGATGCGCGGCCAGAAGAAGAAGGGCGTGCGCTACTTCGGTCCGTACGGGCACGCGTGGGCGATCCGCGACACCGTGGACCTGCTCCTGCGCGTCTTCCCGGTACGCACCTGCTCCAAGGGCGTGTTCAAGAACGCGGAGCGCACCGGCCGCCCCTGCCTGCTGGGCTACATCGGCAAGTGCTCGGCGCCCTGTGTGGGCCGCGTCACGCCCGACGAGCACCGCGAACTGGCCGAGGAATTCTGCGACTTCATGGCGGGGCGTACGGGGACGTACATCCGACGCCTGGAGAAGGACATGGCCGCGGCCGCCGACGAGATGGAGTACGAGCGGGCGGCCCGCCTCCGCGACGACGTCGAGGCGCTCAAGAAGGCCATGGAGAAGAGCGCGGTCGTCCTCACCGACGCCACCGACGCCGACCTGATCGCCCTGGCAGAGGACGAGCTGGAGGCGGCCGTCCAGATCTTCCATGTGCGCGGCGGACGCGTGCGCGGCCAGCGCGGCTGGGTCACCGACAAGGTCGAGGCGGTCACCAGCGGTGACCTCGTCGAGCACGCGCTGCAGCAGCTCTACGGGGAGGAGACCGGGGACGCCGTCCCCAAGGAGGTCCTCGTCCCCGCGCTGCCCGACCCCCTGGAGCCCGTCCAGGCCTGGCTCACGGAGCGCCGCGGGGCGAACGTGTCGCTGCGCATCCCGCAGCGGGGCGACAAGAAGGCGCTCATGGAGACGGTCCACAGGAACGCGCAGCAGTCGCTCGTCCTGCACAAGACGAAGCGCGCCTCCGACCTCACCACGCGCTCGCGCGCGCTGGAGGAGATCGCCGGCGCCCTCGACCTGGACGGCGCTCCGCTGCGGATCGAGTGCTACGACATCTCGCACCTCCAGGGTGACGACGTCGTGGCCTCCATGGTCGTCTTCGAGGACGGTCTTGCCCGCAAGAGCGAGTACCGCCGCTTCGAGATCAAGGGCTTCGAGGGACAGGACGACGTCCGTTCCATGCACGAGGTCATCACCCGCCGCTTCAAGCGCTACCTTGCCGCTCAGGAGAAGTCCCGCGACTGGTCCGACGAGGAGCCGGACGCGGGCGAGGAGACGGTGGTCGAGGAGTCGCGCCTCACGGAGGAGGACGGCCGGCCCAAGAAGTTCGCCTACCCGCCGCAGCTCGTGGTGGTCGACGGCGGCCAGCCGCAGGTCGCGGCGGCCAAGCGGGCCCTGGACGAGCTCGGCATCGACGACATCGCGGTGTGCGGCCTCGCCAAGCGCCTCGAAGAGGTCTGGGTGCCGGACGAGGAGGACCCGGTCGTCCTTCCCCGGACCAGCGAAGGGCTCTATCTGCTCCAGCGCGTCCGCGACGAGGCGCACCGCTTCGCGATCACCTACCAGCGCAGCAAGCGGGCCAAGCGCTTCAGGGCGGGCCCGCTGGACGATGTGCAGGGGCTCGGGGACTCGCGCAAGCAGGCACTGCTCAAGCACTTCGGGTCGGTGAAGCGGCTGCGGGCCGCCACCATCGACCAGATCTGCGAGGTCCCCGGCATAGGCCGCAAGACGGCCGAGGCCATCGTGGTGGCCTTCGCCAAGGCCGCACCCGCTGCGCCCGCGGTGAACACGGCCACCGGAGAGATCATGGAAGACGAGGACGGCACGACGGACGTGCCGACCGGCGGGGACCCCGTCAGCGCGGGTGCCCCGGAAGAACGACGGGGGCAGGAGTCATGA
- a CDS encoding carbohydrate kinase family protein, which translates to MIVVAGEALIDLVPQGVPTDGGPVTELPALAPRLGGGPYNTAVALGRLGSSVAFCSRVSRDAFGEALLGGLRTAGVDVSPVQRGDEPTTLAVASIGADGSAGYSFYVEGTADRLFAVPEALPAGTRAVSFGTCSLALEPGATAYEDVMRSAAAQGLCTALDPNIRAGLIPDADAYRARFKSWLASTTLLKLSEEDAEWLGGTPQEWLAAGPAAVVITRGGEGLTALTRDGGEYSVPGERVDVVDTIGAGDTVNAALLHGLSRQDALSPAGIAGLGGDDWSRLLRFAARAAAVTCSRAGAEPPYATELVGPAW; encoded by the coding sequence GTGATTGTCGTCGCCGGAGAGGCACTGATCGACCTCGTCCCACAGGGCGTGCCCACCGACGGCGGACCCGTCACCGAGCTGCCCGCCCTCGCCCCGCGGCTCGGCGGCGGCCCGTACAACACGGCGGTGGCGCTCGGCCGCCTCGGCTCGTCCGTGGCGTTCTGCTCGCGGGTGTCGCGGGACGCCTTCGGGGAGGCCCTGCTCGGCGGCCTGCGGACGGCCGGGGTGGATGTGTCCCCGGTGCAGCGGGGCGACGAGCCGACGACGCTCGCCGTGGCCTCGATCGGGGCCGACGGCTCCGCCGGGTACTCCTTCTACGTGGAGGGGACCGCCGACCGGCTCTTCGCGGTGCCCGAGGCGCTGCCGGCGGGCACGCGCGCGGTGTCGTTCGGCACCTGCTCGCTGGCGCTCGAACCGGGCGCCACCGCGTACGAGGACGTGATGCGCTCGGCCGCCGCGCAGGGCCTGTGCACGGCGCTCGACCCGAACATCCGGGCCGGCCTGATCCCGGACGCGGACGCCTATCGGGCCCGCTTCAAGAGCTGGCTCGCGTCGACGACGCTGCTGAAGCTCTCCGAGGAGGACGCCGAGTGGCTGGGCGGCACCCCGCAGGAGTGGCTGGCCGCGGGGCCCGCCGCCGTGGTGATCACGCGCGGCGGGGAGGGGCTCACCGCGCTCACGCGGGACGGGGGCGAGTACTCGGTGCCGGGCGAGCGGGTCGACGTCGTGGACACGATCGGCGCCGGTGACACCGTCAACGCCGCGCTGCTGCACGGGCTTTCGCGCCAGGACGCCCTCTCCCCCGCCGGGATCGCCGGGCTCGGCGGCGACGACTGGTCCCGGCTGCTGCGGTTCGCCGCGCGGGCGGCGGCGGTCACCTGCTCACGGGCGGGCGCGGAGCCGCCCTACGCCACCGAACTGGTGGGTCCCGCCTGGTGA